One genomic segment of Nocardioides cavernaquae includes these proteins:
- a CDS encoding histidine kinase dimerization/phospho-acceptor domain-containing protein, which yields MAPDEQLRELIHRSAHDLRTPLTAIMASVEMLDDEIEDPDLKRLSSNALAASKRMAAMICAMVAEGDALDGTP from the coding sequence ATGGCTCCCGACGAGCAGTTGCGCGAGCTGATCCACCGGTCGGCCCACGACCTGCGCACTCCACTCACCGCGATCATGGCCAGCGTCGAGATGCTCGACGACGAGATCGAGGACCCCGACCTGAAGCGGCTCTCCTCCAACGCCCTGGCAGCGAGCAAGCGCATGGCCGCCATGATCTGCGCGATGGTGGCCGAGGGCGACGCCCTCGACGGCACGCCCTGA
- a CDS encoding enoyl-CoA hydratase-related protein — MRQPVPQQVLADGALLLDRADGVVTVTFNRPDRLNAMNEAMFSAFADLIDEAAADRSLRAIVLQGAGGAAFSAGNEITSFVEMETGAEVVAFEKGVRSVLRRFAELPLVTIAAIDGICVGGGLGIATYCDIRVATPHSRFGYPIARTLGNALAAPMLERCVAAFGESVTREMLLGSRLVTADRAYAVGALAAVVEPDALDGFVASLTKGIGHSAPGTIATTKAQLLRRSDALLADEGDEAMLIERYSSADFREGVRAFTAGEKPTFTGA; from the coding sequence ATGCGACAGCCCGTTCCCCAGCAGGTCCTCGCCGACGGTGCCCTGCTCCTCGACCGCGCCGACGGCGTCGTCACGGTGACGTTCAATCGCCCCGACCGCCTCAACGCGATGAACGAGGCGATGTTCTCGGCGTTCGCCGACCTGATCGACGAGGCGGCCGCGGACCGTTCACTGCGAGCGATCGTGCTCCAGGGTGCAGGTGGAGCGGCGTTCAGTGCCGGCAACGAGATCACCTCATTCGTCGAGATGGAGACGGGTGCCGAGGTGGTCGCCTTCGAGAAGGGGGTCCGCAGCGTGCTCCGCCGGTTCGCGGAGCTCCCGCTGGTGACGATCGCGGCGATCGACGGCATCTGCGTCGGCGGCGGCCTCGGCATCGCGACGTACTGCGACATCCGGGTCGCCACGCCCCACTCCCGCTTCGGCTACCCGATCGCGCGCACCCTGGGCAACGCGCTCGCGGCCCCGATGCTCGAGCGCTGCGTCGCCGCCTTTGGTGAGTCGGTCACCCGCGAGATGCTGCTCGGCTCACGGCTCGTCACCGCCGACCGCGCGTACGCCGTCGGAGCACTCGCCGCAGTCGTCGAGCCGGACGCGCTGGACGGGTTCGTGGCCAGCCTGACCAAGGGGATCGGGCACTCCGCGCCCGGCACGATCGCCACCACGAAGGCGCAGCTGCTGCGACGTTCCGATGCCCTGCTGGCGGACGAGGGCGACGAGGCGATGCTGATCGAGCGCTACAGCTCGGCCGACTTCCGCGAAGGCGTGCGGGCGTTCACCGCCGGCGAGAAGCCGACCTTCACGGGCGCCTGA
- a CDS encoding response regulator transcription factor: protein MQTTAGQRLLLLEDDDSVAVPLLRALQREGYAVQRVASGAEGLAVVAAGGVDLVLLDLGLPDIDGLEVCRQLRADGYDGGILMLTGRDSELDRVDGLDVGADDYLPKPFGLAELFARTRALLRRTRPAASSTVATAGGAARASTPGEDGTVLQIDPSARRAWVAGSEVGLTEKEFDLLNHLASQPGVVARREELMDAVWDENWFGSTKTLDVTVARLRVKLEGQGLSSAVVTVRGVGFRLEADDVRVL, encoded by the coding sequence GTGCAGACGACCGCGGGCCAACGGCTCCTGCTCCTGGAGGACGACGACAGCGTCGCCGTCCCCCTGCTGCGCGCGCTCCAGCGCGAGGGCTACGCCGTCCAGCGCGTTGCCAGCGGCGCCGAGGGCTTGGCGGTGGTCGCCGCGGGCGGAGTGGACCTCGTCCTTCTCGATCTCGGCCTGCCCGACATCGACGGGCTCGAGGTCTGTCGCCAGCTGCGTGCCGATGGCTACGACGGAGGCATCCTCATGCTGACCGGCCGCGACAGCGAACTCGACCGGGTCGACGGGCTGGATGTCGGCGCTGATGACTACCTACCCAAGCCGTTCGGGCTTGCGGAGCTCTTCGCGAGGACTCGCGCGCTGCTGCGGCGTACGCGTCCGGCGGCCTCGTCCACCGTCGCCACCGCCGGTGGCGCGGCCCGTGCCTCAACGCCTGGCGAGGACGGCACCGTGCTCCAGATCGACCCCTCGGCACGCCGTGCCTGGGTGGCCGGGTCCGAGGTCGGGCTGACGGAGAAGGAGTTCGACCTGCTCAACCACCTCGCTTCTCAGCCGGGAGTGGTCGCCCGCCGCGAAGAGCTGATGGACGCGGTCTGGGACGAGAACTGGTTCGGTTCGACCAAGACCCTCGACGTCACCGTCGCGCGCCTGCGCGTCAAGCTCGAGGGCCAGGGCCTCTCCAGCGCCGTCGTCACGGTGCGCGGAGTCGGCTTCCGCCTCGAGGCTGACGACGTGCGGGTCCTGTGA
- a CDS encoding threonine/serine ThrE exporter family protein gives MSETRTLHLTMDLCLRVGELLLSSGAGAADVTATMQSVAHSLGLRNPVIDVTFTALSMGYHADPELPPLTLLRSVVHREIDYEDLTRVDHLVSQVLLGEVDVVAARATVARISSSGHRRKRWAVTTGWGVMCVGVALILGGGVAVCAIAFSAAVAIDRLQAFLSRRRLPSFYQQVAGGGLATLLGVLAAWAGLAVNPSLVVTANIVMLLSGVGFMGALQDCLSGFYVTGSARVMEALLSTAGLIAGVSGGLAVADVLNVDVGRISPGEGTWQAVTGIAIGSAIAAGAFAFSSYAPKRTVVPIGLVAAIALVIDNQIVSGGFGRTWGAAVAAFFVGVVAWSLSRWVKVPPLVVVVSAVVPLLPGLLIYRGLALLSEDAGDPAAGILALATAASVALALAAGVILGEYVAQPLSREARKLEGRLSGPRLVGPLRAKFRRV, from the coding sequence ATGAGCGAGACGCGCACCCTGCATCTCACGATGGACCTCTGCCTCCGGGTGGGTGAGCTGTTGCTCTCCTCCGGTGCCGGGGCCGCCGACGTGACCGCAACCATGCAGTCCGTTGCCCACTCCCTGGGCCTGCGGAACCCCGTCATCGACGTCACCTTCACCGCGCTGTCGATGGGTTACCACGCCGATCCGGAGCTGCCGCCGCTGACTCTCCTGAGGTCCGTGGTCCATCGCGAGATCGACTACGAGGACCTGACCCGCGTCGACCACCTGGTCAGCCAGGTGCTGCTCGGCGAGGTCGACGTGGTCGCGGCGCGAGCCACCGTCGCCCGGATCAGCTCGTCCGGCCACCGGCGCAAGCGCTGGGCAGTCACCACGGGCTGGGGCGTGATGTGCGTCGGCGTCGCCCTGATCCTCGGCGGTGGCGTGGCGGTCTGCGCGATCGCGTTCTCCGCGGCAGTGGCCATCGACCGCCTGCAGGCGTTCCTGTCGCGGCGCCGGCTCCCGTCGTTCTACCAGCAGGTCGCCGGAGGCGGGCTGGCCACGTTGCTCGGCGTACTCGCCGCGTGGGCGGGGCTTGCCGTGAACCCGTCCCTCGTGGTCACCGCCAACATCGTGATGCTGCTCTCCGGCGTCGGGTTCATGGGTGCCCTTCAGGACTGCCTGTCCGGCTTCTACGTCACCGGCAGCGCGCGGGTGATGGAGGCGCTGCTCTCGACCGCCGGCCTCATCGCCGGGGTCAGCGGGGGCCTCGCGGTCGCCGATGTGCTCAACGTCGACGTCGGCCGCATCAGCCCCGGTGAGGGCACCTGGCAGGCAGTCACGGGCATCGCGATCGGCTCCGCGATCGCGGCCGGTGCGTTCGCCTTCTCGTCGTACGCGCCGAAGCGCACGGTCGTCCCGATCGGCCTGGTGGCCGCCATCGCTCTCGTGATCGACAACCAGATCGTGTCCGGCGGCTTCGGGCGCACCTGGGGCGCCGCGGTCGCGGCGTTCTTCGTCGGCGTGGTTGCCTGGTCCCTCTCGCGCTGGGTGAAGGTGCCGCCCCTGGTGGTCGTGGTCTCGGCGGTCGTGCCGCTACTGCCGGGCCTGCTGATCTACCGGGGCCTGGCGCTGCTCAGCGAGGACGCCGGAGATCCGGCGGCCGGCATCCTTGCGCTGGCCACCGCGGCGTCGGTGGCCCTCGCGCTCGCGGCGGGTGTGATCCTCGGCGAGTACGTCGCGCAGCCGCTGTCGCGCGAGGCCCGCAAGCTGGAGGGGCGACTCTCGGGCCCGCGCCTGGTGGGACCGCTGCGCGCGAAGTTCCGGCGCGTCTGA
- a CDS encoding lysophospholipid acyltransferase family protein codes for MPVSHEEAHEIARYGTSRWGYLVVKLVLTPIFRLLFLMGVTGQENVPKSGPVVIAPNHKSFWDSFFITAVLRRRVFYMGKSELFQGRSGRLLLALGAFPVKRGESDAEAIETALAILKRGDVLCLFPEGTRISDPDSLGIPRKGAARLAIEGGAPIVPTAITGTEKRRWPLPRRVQIAFGEPIPVAGLTATPEDAARIVDEHLWPSITEDYSRLKSRPGLIAAGVAAAGLGFAVHRMRKR; via the coding sequence ATGCCCGTCAGTCATGAAGAAGCCCACGAGATCGCCCGCTACGGCACGAGCCGCTGGGGTTACCTCGTGGTGAAGCTGGTGCTCACGCCGATCTTCCGGTTGCTCTTCCTGATGGGGGTCACCGGTCAGGAGAACGTGCCGAAGTCCGGTCCGGTCGTCATCGCGCCCAACCACAAGAGCTTCTGGGACAGCTTCTTCATCACCGCGGTCCTGCGCCGACGTGTCTTCTACATGGGCAAGTCCGAGCTCTTCCAGGGCCGGTCGGGCCGGTTGCTGCTCGCGCTCGGTGCCTTCCCGGTGAAGCGTGGCGAGTCCGACGCCGAGGCGATCGAGACGGCGCTGGCGATCCTGAAGCGCGGTGACGTCCTGTGCCTCTTCCCCGAGGGCACCCGGATCAGCGACCCGGACTCCCTCGGCATCCCGCGCAAGGGCGCCGCGCGCCTGGCCATCGAGGGCGGTGCGCCGATCGTGCCGACCGCCATCACGGGCACCGAGAAGCGGCGCTGGCCGCTGCCGCGCCGCGTGCAGATCGCCTTCGGTGAGCCGATCCCGGTCGCGGGTCTCACCGCGACCCCCGAGGACGCGGCACGCATCGTCGACGAGCACCTGTGGCCGAGCATCACCGAGGACTACAGCCGGCTGAAGTCGCGCCCCGGCCTGATCGCGGCCGGGGTGGCCGCAGCGGGCCTCGGCTTCGCCGTGCACCGCATGCGCAAGCGCTGA